ATCCGTAGAAGGTCACACAGCTGAGGAATATCGCCTTCGGTGGCTTCGCGTATGGTCACATGTGGCAGGTTCATTCTTTACGATTCCATCAGATATTCTTCGCACGGGTTTCCGTCTTCGAGAGAGTCCAAAATTGCGTCAATTGCTTCTTCAGAATCTACGCCTTTGTACCACCAGTTTTCTGGTTGAATAACCATGACAGGACCGGCTTCACATTGTTTTAAACATGTGGTTGCAACAACAAGGGCGTCCAATCCTCGATCGAGAGTTTCTTCTTCAATATATTGCAAGAACCCATCGGTCTGCTTGTGGCAAATGCCCTTCGGGCTGCCCGCAGCGCGAAAGCTTTGGCAGCATATCAGCATTCTTTCAGGAGTGGCCATTGCATTGTCCTTTTTTTGCGTAATGTTGAGTACGTATCCTGCACAACAGAAGCGTGTGCAGGTACGTTTGTTATGTGCGATGCTACAGAACCAACTCAAAGGTCTCTTGAGGAGCGTCGCGGTCTTTGCGGGCTAATAGAAGGTCGAGAACTTTTTCTAATAAGCGCAGCCCGCCTTTGTAACCGACTGTCGGGAAATACTGATGACCCTGTCTGTCCAGAATCGGGAATCCCCAACGAAGGAACGGGGTGTCTTCGTCACGAGCCATGTACTTGCCGTAGGTATTGCCAATAATAAGATCTACAGGCTCGTTCTTCATCCACTGATGCATGAGGAACATGTCGCCTTTTGCCTTAACTTTTACTTCAAATGGCATATCCGCTGTGATGGCTTTAATTCGCTTTTCGAATTTTTTCCCCGGTGTACCTGTCACAACATATGCTGGGTACATATCAATGGAGCGGAGGAATTCGCACATTGAAATTACCTGATCAGGATCACCGAAAATGGCTACCCGTTTTCCGTAGAAGTACTGGTGCATGTCCGAAATTAAATCCACAAGCTGGCCACGTTCTGTGGTGATGGATTCCGGAATGCTTGCACCGGCAATGGTACGTAACGTATCAATAAAACGGTCTGTTGCGGCCAAGCCGAAAGGCATGTCCAATACAGTACAAGGCACTTTGCGTTTTGCATCCAACCAGCGTGCTGCATCAGCCGAGCACCATTCTCCAAGGGCAAGAGTTCCTGTTGCCTGTCCGGCTTCTTTGAGTTCCTCTACAGTGACACCACCATTCGGGAACATGTGGTATTCGCCGGTAAGAGGGGCGTTAAGAACTCCGGAGGTGTCCGGAAATAGGGTGATTTCAACACCGATGAGTGTTGCAAGGCGCTTAATTTCTTCCATGTCGCTAGGTTCTACCCAGCCCGGAATGATGTTCACCTTGCCGTTTTTTTTGTCTGTTTCTTCTGCAAGCTGCGCCATCGCTTTAACCATGTTGCTAAAGCCTGTAACGTGAGAGCCAACATAGCTTGGTGTTGGAGCACCGATAATGGTTTTGCCTTCAGGCACCTTGCCTTCGGAAATGGCTTTGGCTGCAATCTGTTTAAGATCGTCCCCAATGGTTTCAGACAGACAAGTGGTGTGCACTGCGATTACTTCAGGATCGTACACCGTGAAGATGTTGTTAATGGCCTGAATCAAGTTTGCCTGACCGCCAAAAACTGATGCACCTTCTGTAAAAGAGCTTGTGGCTGCAGAAATAGGCTCTTTGTAATGACGGGTCAGTGTAGAGCGGTGGTAGGAACAACACCCTTGCGAACCGTGGCTATGTGGAAGGCAGCCTTTAATACCCAGCGCGGCATACATTGCACCAATAGGCTGACATGTTTTTGCGGGGTTAATAGTCAGAGACTTACGCTCTGCTACCTCTGTAGGTGTATGTCTGAGTAACATTCTATTTCTCCCTGCTTATTCCCATACGAACGTAGCGGTTAGTTCCGGATTTTCCTGCCAAGGCGCTTTCATGTAGCTCCAAACCTTGCTGTTCACGAGGCGGTCGATTTCTTCATAGAAGTTTACGGCGCCTTTAAAACCGGCATATGGTCCGCCTGAGTCATAGCTGTGCAGCTGCTTCATTGGGATACCAAGCTTCTGGATGGAGAATTTCTCCTTAATTCCAGCGCAGAACAGATCCGGTTTTAAGAGCTCAACAAGCTTTTCCGCCTCATACTGGTTAAGGTCATCAATAATGATGGAACCTTTGTCCAAGTCCGGGTTGAGTCCGTCATAATGGCGGAATTTAAATCCTGCATCTTCAAGGGCTTTAAACTGTTCAGGAGTTTTTCGTGCCTTGTATTCATCTGCCGAAGGCTTGATTTCCAGCTCCTCGATGTTACGGGAGTCAGCATCAATTTTGATGCCTGGAATGACTTGTCTGCCTTCATAGTCATCTCTATGGCCAAACTCGTATCCGGCAGAAATTGTTTTCATACCCAGTTCGGCAAAAAGGTCGTTGTAATGGTGAGCGCGGGAACCGCCGACGAACAGCATGGCTGTTTTGCCTTTGGTGCGCTCTTTCACATCATTAATGACAGCTTCAACTTCAGGCAGTTCTTCAGCAATGACGTCGTTAACTTTCGTCACTAATTTGGGATCGCCAAAGTATTTCGCGATGTTTCTTAGTGAATCGGCTGTGCTTTTTGCGCCAATGAAGTTCACTTTAATCCACGGAATTCCGTATTTGGTTTCCAGCATGTCCGCCACATAGTTGATGGAGCGGTGGCACATTACGCAGCTGAGGTCTGCGTGCTGGGCTGATGCAAACTGGTCGTACGTGGAGTTACCGGAAAACGTTGCGATGTTTGTAATGCTGCACTTTTTAAGCAGTCTGTCGATTTCAAAACCATCCCCGCCGATGTTGTATTCACCGAGAAGGTTGATTTTGTATTTGCCTTCTTTGGGCTTTTTGTTTTCACCAACGAGGTGTGTGAAAACCTGGTTGTTCGCAATATGGTGACCGGCAGACTGGGATACCCCTTTGTACCCTTCACAGGAAAAACCGAAGACGTTACAGTCACCGAATTTTTCTTTCATCTTGCGAGAAACAGCATGAACATCATCACCGATAAGTCCAACGGGACAAGTGGAGAAGATGCAGATGGCTTTGGGGTGGAAAAGGTCGTAGGCTTCCTGAATGGCAGCTTCCAGTTTTTTTTCACCGCCAAAAATGATGTCCTGATCCTGCATGTCTGTTGAAAAACAGTAAGGGATGTAGTTGTCACCATCAGCGCCGGGATCTGTCTGGTTACGTCGTGTTAACCATGAGTAGAATCCGCAACCGATAGGGCCGTGAGTAATGTTCACAATGTCACGGGTAGGCCCCATGATAACGCCTTTACAACCCGCATAGGTACAACCGCGCATGGTGATAATACCGGGGATGGTACGAACGTTAGCAACAATTTCCGGCGGTGCTTCACACTCTGTTGCTTCGTTGATCATTATCTGTTTGGCGCGTTTTCGGGCAACTTTTGGAGGGTACTTTTTAAGAAGTTCCTCTTTCAGGTCTGTAGGTTCCCACTGCACCAATTTTGGTTTGATACTCATTTTAGTCTCCTTGGTGCTTACGCTATGGATTTTTCGCCATGTTCGCCTGATCTGACACGGACAGCGTCATTAACAGGACAGACAAAAACTTTGCCATCGCCGGGTTTACCTGTCTGATTGGTAGCAATAATGGTTTGAACTATGGCGTCCACTTCAACGTCTTGAACGACTGCTACCAAAACTCGCTTAGGATAGAGTTTACCCTTTTCGCCGAGCACGGCTGCGGCTTCTTCATATCCTTCTTCCATGCCTGCCAGAACTTTTTTGTTAACGAAGCCTTTGCCTCTGCCCTGAGCCTCAAATGCATAGAATGCATCCACCCCAAGCTCTGTAAGAGCTTTTTTGGTGCGGTTCATCATATCCATACGCAGAATTGCGGTAATCTCTTTCATGCGACTAGCCCTCCGCTGCAGGAGAAGCTTCTTTGATACCAGAACTGATCGTGTATACGTCTTCAACTGCTGTGACGAATATTTTGCCATCGCCGAATGCGCCTTTTTTGCCAGAGCGTGCTGCGTCCATAATCGTTTCGATCAGATCATCTTTATCTTCAGCTTTGACAACGCAAAGCAGCATGACTTTAGGCAGTTCGTCATAGGTGACTTCACCAATTTTAATGCCCCGCTGCTTACCGCGTCCTGCAACGGAGAATTTTGTTACCGCAGGGAAGCCCTTATCCATAAGCTCCTTGAGCACCTCATCCACTTTTTCAGGGCGAACAATCGCTTTAACCATAATCATCATATTCTTTCTCCCCATGCAGTTTATGCATTGTGCAATGCAGTTGATTGAAGACCAGTTTGTTGTGCGTGTGGTGCGGAGTTGGCGTCTAACTTATTTCCATAAGGCCAAAGTCAACGAGCAGACTTTCCAGTTCTTCAATTTCTAAAGGAGTCGGGATGACGAACATTTCGTTTTTATCAATGGCATCAGACAGTCCACGGTATGCATCTGCCTGCGGCACGGCATCGTTCCATTCGAGAACTGTTTTTCTGTTGATTTCTGCACGCTGGACGTCGTTGTCACGCGGAACAAAATAAATCATCTGTGTTCCAAGTTTGCGGGCGAATTCTTCAATCATCTCTTTTTCGTTATCAACATTACGAGAGTTACAAATGAGACCGCCAAGGCGAACGCCGCCGGACTGGGCGTATTTCATGACGCCTTTGCAAATGTTGTTTGCTGCATACATGGCCATCATTTCGCCAGAACAGACGATGTAGATTTCTTCGGCTTTGCCATCTCGAATAGGCATTGCGAAACCGCCACACACAACGTCACCAAGAACATCATAGAAAACGTAATCAAGGTCTTCAGACTCTTCATAAGCACCGAGGTTTTCGAGCATGTTGATGGAAGTAATGATTCCGCGACCTGCACAGCCAACACCCGGCTCAGGGCCACCAGACTCTACGCACCATGTGTTGCCGAACCCTCCTTTACGGATATCTTCCAATTCCACATCTTCACCTTCTTCACGAAGTGTATCCAACACGGATTTCTGCTGGAGGCCTCCGAGCAAAAGGCGGGTTGAATCTGCTTTAGGGTCACAGCCGACAACCATAACTTTACGTCCCATCATGGAAAGCCCTGCTACTGTGTTCTGGGTAGTAGTGGATTTACCAATTCCGCCTTTGCCGTAGATTGCTACTTTTCTCATTTTAGTCTCCAAGTCTGTTAGGGTCCTGTTTCAACTATGTGCTCTATAAAGCGAAAGGTGTGCCAAACAGACTTTTTAAATAAAAGTATTTTAAAAGCAGATAGTTATCTATTTTACGTACATTTTTGTGGATAGATTTGGATATGTAGGAACCTACAAAAATGTCTTCAAAAATGTAGGAAGCTACAAAAAGGTATGCATAATTAGGGATGAGTTCTCTGTAGATAGGCAATAAGCGTATGATCTGCTGTAATATCTACGTTGGCACTATTAATGCTTATGTTGAATGGTAGTGTTGTTTCTATCTAGCGTGTCTATAAATGCATTCAGTATTCTTATAGAGGGAAGTTCTATGTTATTAGATACTACTTTAAGAGAAGGAGCTCAGCTTTTTGGTGCCTATTTCGATAGTAATACACGAAAAAAAAATATTTTCTGGCTTATTGCAGGTCGGTGTAGATGAAATAGAGTTGGGATGGGTAGGGCAAAGTGATTTGGCGGATTTTGTAGCGTATGCTCGAAAGAAAAAAGTAACTGCGAAACTGAGCGTATGGTCGCCGTGCAGAGAGGCAGACATTCGTACCGCTGCGCAGTTGTCTGTAGATCGAGTGAACATTGGTGTTCCATCATCTGATCTGCATATAGAAAAAAGATTATCCACTCAGCGAGAAGCGTTATTACAATCTCTTGCAGAAAATATTGAAATCGCAAAAGAGTGCGGCATTTCTTATATTTCCGTCGGACTTGAAGACGTGTCGAGAGCTGACGAATTGTTCGCATTACGCATGGCATTAGTTGCAGAAAAACACGGAGCATCCCGTGTACGGCTTGCAGATTCCTTGGGACAGCTAACTCCGCTTGCTATGGTGCGACTGATTAGCAGATTCCGTGATGCACTTAGTGTAGATATAGCTGTTCATTGTCATGACGATTTTGGCATGGCTACGGCAAATTCGATAACTGCTCTTCAGAGTGGCGCAGACTACGCTGATGTAAGTATTTTAGGTGTGGGTGAGCGTTCAGGAATAGCTGCAACGGAAGAGTTGGCGGCATATTTAGCAGTAAAACAAAATGCGACTGAGTATGCACCACGGGTACTTAAAGGACTGTGTGAATTTGTGGCTTCTGTAGCGCATGTTACGATTCCGCGCACAAAGTCTATTGTGGGGAAAGATGTTTTTGCTTGTGAATCAGGTTTGCATGTGCACGCGTTGAGTAAGTCTCCTGATTTATTTGAGCCATATGATCCAAAGGAAGTGGGCATTACAAGAAAGATGCGTGTTGGAAGCAAGAGTGGCAAACGTGCTGTTTTGATAGCTCTTAATGAGTACGGGCTGGTGACTGACGATGGCTCTCTTGCTCAAAGAGATATTGAAGATGTGACCAAAGCTGTGAGTCAATTGTCCCGTAAGTTGGAGCGCCCGTTAACTGAAGATGAAGTTGGAGATGTGTGGAAGAGTGTCATGTGTCGTGCAAAACCTCCTGTAACGGCTGTCTGTTAAATCAAAATGAAAATTCGATGAGGTGAACTATTATGCTAAAACAAGCTCTTACTTATAACACAATATGCATGTTGATCCTTATTGCTGCGGTGCACTTAAATGCAGCAGAAAGAGTGGATAACGTATCTATAGCTTGTTCGGCTAACTTCACAGACACGCTTAAAAAATTAAAGGTTGAGTATGAGAAGACAGGAGCAAAAGTTACGTGTGTCTTCGGGGCGACAGGGATGTTGTACGGACAAATCATAAATGGTGCGGCGTATGACCTTTTCTTAGCAGCGGATGAAAAGCGTCCTGCCATGTTATTTGATAAAAATCTTGCGCTGGAACCAAAGATCTACGCCAAGGGCACCGCGGTCTTATGGTCTATGAAAAAAGAGCTGAAGAGGCTGCCTACATGGGAAGATGTGCTTGTTTCTTCTGACCTGATGCATTTAGGGATTTCGAATCCAAAGACCGCTCCATATGGAGCAACTGCGGAAGCCTCGTTGCGGGCGGCAGGTTTGTACTCAAAAGTTGAGTCGAAAATTGCTTTTGGAAAAAGTGTCGGCACGGCATTCCAGTATGGATATACCGGTGTAGCAGACGCGACATTTATTGCATTATCGCAAGCTCTTTCAGAGAAAGGCATGCATGGAAAATATTGGGGTATCCCAAAGTCTGCAAAAATTAATCAGGCTGCTTGCGTCATACGGTCTGGGAATGTTGAAGGTGCTCAGAAATTTCTTGAATGGATTGAAGGTAAAGAAGCTCGTTCTATCTTAAGGCGGTACGGTTATGAGTAGTGAAGATATTAGCGCCCTATGGGTAACGTTCAAGCTTGCGACAATTGTTATGATTGTGTTGCTGGTGGTATGTGTACCTATTGCATACTTGCTGGCAAAAGGCAGGTTTCGGGGAAAACGT
This sequence is a window from Halodesulfovibrio sp. MK-HDV. Protein-coding genes within it:
- the nifD gene encoding nitrogenase molybdenum-iron protein alpha chain, whose product is MSIKPKLVQWEPTDLKEELLKKYPPKVARKRAKQIMINEATECEAPPEIVANVRTIPGIITMRGCTYAGCKGVIMGPTRDIVNITHGPIGCGFYSWLTRRNQTDPGADGDNYIPYCFSTDMQDQDIIFGGEKKLEAAIQEAYDLFHPKAICIFSTCPVGLIGDDVHAVSRKMKEKFGDCNVFGFSCEGYKGVSQSAGHHIANNQVFTHLVGENKKPKEGKYKINLLGEYNIGGDGFEIDRLLKKCSITNIATFSGNSTYDQFASAQHADLSCVMCHRSINYVADMLETKYGIPWIKVNFIGAKSTADSLRNIAKYFGDPKLVTKVNDVIAEELPEVEAVINDVKERTKGKTAMLFVGGSRAHHYNDLFAELGMKTISAGYEFGHRDDYEGRQVIPGIKIDADSRNIEELEIKPSADEYKARKTPEQFKALEDAGFKFRHYDGLNPDLDKGSIIIDDLNQYEAEKLVELLKPDLFCAGIKEKFSIQKLGIPMKQLHSYDSGGPYAGFKGAVNFYEEIDRLVNSKVWSYMKAPWQENPELTATFVWE
- the modA gene encoding molybdate ABC transporter substrate-binding protein, coding for MLKQALTYNTICMLILIAAVHLNAAERVDNVSIACSANFTDTLKKLKVEYEKTGAKVTCVFGATGMLYGQIINGAAYDLFLAADEKRPAMLFDKNLALEPKIYAKGTAVLWSMKKELKRLPTWEDVLVSSDLMHLGISNPKTAPYGATAEASLRAAGLYSKVESKIAFGKSVGTAFQYGYTGVADATFIALSQALSEKGMHGKYWGIPKSAKINQAACVIRSGNVEGAQKFLEWIEGKEARSILRRYGYE
- a CDS encoding LeuA family protein yields the protein MPISIVIHEKKIFSGLLQVGVDEIELGWVGQSDLADFVAYARKKKVTAKLSVWSPCREADIRTAAQLSVDRVNIGVPSSDLHIEKRLSTQREALLQSLAENIEIAKECGISYISVGLEDVSRADELFALRMALVAEKHGASRVRLADSLGQLTPLAMVRLISRFRDALSVDIAVHCHDDFGMATANSITALQSGADYADVSILGVGERSGIAATEELAAYLAVKQNATEYAPRVLKGLCEFVASVAHVTIPRTKSIVGKDVFACESGLHVHALSKSPDLFEPYDPKEVGITRKMRVGSKSGKRAVLIALNEYGLVTDDGSLAQRDIEDVTKAVSQLSRKLERPLTEDEVGDVWKSVMCRAKPPVTAVC
- the nifK gene encoding nitrogenase molybdenum-iron protein subunit beta, yielding MLLRHTPTEVAERKSLTINPAKTCQPIGAMYAALGIKGCLPHSHGSQGCCSYHRSTLTRHYKEPISAATSSFTEGASVFGGQANLIQAINNIFTVYDPEVIAVHTTCLSETIGDDLKQIAAKAISEGKVPEGKTIIGAPTPSYVGSHVTGFSNMVKAMAQLAEETDKKNGKVNIIPGWVEPSDMEEIKRLATLIGVEITLFPDTSGVLNAPLTGEYHMFPNGGVTVEELKEAGQATGTLALGEWCSADAARWLDAKRKVPCTVLDMPFGLAATDRFIDTLRTIAGASIPESITTERGQLVDLISDMHQYFYGKRVAIFGDPDQVISMCEFLRSIDMYPAYVVTGTPGKKFEKRIKAITADMPFEVKVKAKGDMFLMHQWMKNEPVDLIIGNTYGKYMARDEDTPFLRWGFPILDRQGHQYFPTVGYKGGLRLLEKVLDLLLARKDRDAPQETFELVL
- a CDS encoding P-II family nitrogen regulator; the encoded protein is MMIMVKAIVRPEKVDEVLKELMDKGFPAVTKFSVAGRGKQRGIKIGEVTYDELPKVMLLCVVKAEDKDDLIETIMDAARSGKKGAFGDGKIFVTAVEDVYTISSGIKEASPAAEG
- the nifH gene encoding nitrogenase iron protein, whose amino-acid sequence is MRKVAIYGKGGIGKSTTTQNTVAGLSMMGRKVMVVGCDPKADSTRLLLGGLQQKSVLDTLREEGEDVELEDIRKGGFGNTWCVESGGPEPGVGCAGRGIITSINMLENLGAYEESEDLDYVFYDVLGDVVCGGFAMPIRDGKAEEIYIVCSGEMMAMYAANNICKGVMKYAQSGGVRLGGLICNSRNVDNEKEMIEEFARKLGTQMIYFVPRDNDVQRAEINRKTVLEWNDAVPQADAYRGLSDAIDKNEMFVIPTPLEIEELESLLVDFGLMEIS
- a CDS encoding ferredoxin — its product is MATPERMLICCQSFRAAGSPKGICHKQTDGFLQYIEEETLDRGLDALVVATTCLKQCEAGPVMVIQPENWWYKGVDSEEAIDAILDSLEDGNPCEEYLMES
- a CDS encoding P-II family nitrogen regulator; this translates as MKEITAILRMDMMNRTKKALTELGVDAFYAFEAQGRGKGFVNKKVLAGMEEGYEEAAAVLGEKGKLYPKRVLVAVVQDVEVDAIVQTIIATNQTGKPGDGKVFVCPVNDAVRVRSGEHGEKSIA